In Candidatus Epulonipiscium viviparus, one DNA window encodes the following:
- the pyrB gene encoding aspartate carbamoyltransferase, with protein MKHLINPLDLSIHEIDKILDLATAIQKDPKQYATAASGKKLATLFYEASTRTRLSHEAAMLNLGGAVLGFSSADASSAAKGESIADTVRTVSCYADVIAIRHPKEGAAVVAAEYSAVPVINAGDGGHEHPTQTLTDLLTIRAEKGRLNNLTVGLCGDLKFGRTVHSLIKALVRYNNIKFVLISPEELRLPNYIIQEVLKRNNIEYVEEERLNTALPNLDLLYMTRVQKERFFNEAEYVRMKDFYILDAKKMELAKDDMLVLHPLPRVNEIHPEVDNDPRAVYFKQVQYGVYVRMALILTLLNKI; from the coding sequence ATGAAACATTTGATAAATCCGCTCGACTTATCGATACATGAAATAGATAAAATTTTGGACTTGGCAACAGCGATACAGAAAGATCCAAAGCAATATGCCACGGCGGCATCAGGAAAAAAGCTTGCTACACTGTTTTATGAAGCAAGTACTAGAACGCGTCTAAGTCATGAGGCGGCTATGCTAAATTTGGGAGGCGCGGTGCTAGGATTTTCTAGTGCAGATGCTAGTTCGGCAGCAAAGGGGGAGAGTATTGCAGATACAGTGCGCACGGTATCTTGCTATGCAGATGTAATAGCGATACGTCATCCGAAGGAGGGGGCAGCAGTTGTGGCGGCGGAGTATTCGGCAGTGCCGGTGATCAACGCTGGAGATGGAGGGCATGAGCATCCTACGCAAACGCTAACAGATTTGCTAACGATTCGTGCCGAAAAAGGTAGGCTAAATAATTTGACAGTGGGGCTTTGCGGAGATCTAAAATTTGGTCGAACAGTGCATTCGCTGATTAAGGCTTTGGTGCGCTATAATAACATAAAATTTGTTTTGATTTCTCCGGAGGAATTGCGATTGCCTAATTATATAATACAGGAGGTGCTAAAGCGAAACAACATAGAGTATGTAGAAGAGGAGCGCCTGAATACAGCATTACCGAATTTAGATTTGCTATATATGACGAGAGTGCAGAAAGAGAGATTTTTTAACGAGGCAGAGTATGTAAGAATGAAGGATTTTTATATTCTAGATGCTAAAAAGATGGAGCTTGCAAAAGACGATATGCTAGTACTTCATCCGCTACCGCGCGTAAATGAAATTCATCCGGAGGTAGATAACGATCCGAGAGCAGTCTACTTCAAACAAGTGCAGTATGGGGTATATGTGCGTATGGCACTAATCTTGACATTGCTAAATAAAATATAG
- a CDS encoding aspartate carbamoyltransferase regulatory subunit, translating into MLNHTLNVSGILEGFVLDHIAAGKSMEIYKYLNLEKLDYCVAIIKNAKSNKMGKKDIIKIECPTDTINMDILGFIDNNITVNIIKNERIVEKKELSLPNKISNVIKCKNPRCVTSIEQGLEHIFLLTDSEKKTYRCRYCEEKYKWN; encoded by the coding sequence ATGCTAAATCATACATTAAATGTGAGCGGAATACTAGAAGGTTTTGTGCTAGATCATATTGCGGCGGGGAAGAGCATGGAAATTTATAAGTATCTAAATTTGGAGAAGCTCGACTATTGCGTGGCTATTATAAAAAACGCGAAGAGTAATAAAATGGGGAAAAAAGATATCATCAAAATTGAGTGTCCAACAGATACTATCAATATGGATATCCTAGGTTTTATTGATAATAATATTACAGTGAATATAATAAAGAATGAGCGAATCGTCGAAAAAAAGGAACTGAGCTTGCCAAATAAAATTAGCAATGTGATTAAATGTAAGAACCCGCGTTGCGTTACATCTATAGAGCAAGGACTGGAGCATATATTTTTGCTAACAGATAGCGAAAAGAAGACGTATCGCTGTAGGTATTGCGAGGAAAAGTATAAATGGAACTAG
- a CDS encoding family 16 glycosylhydrolase, giving the protein MSKKIAMILTVFAASCGVVSAQELVPTSGFTFEEGDFIPVSSNEEITTVKTVTGAGVTNGDQAVLFTIDKGLLPKGEYNNDTSTKLVFEAPAEGWQIKDVFSVDLYNPGSKPIQIRAFITDAAGTTAMYYTSVPGKASHTLKLTQDLFVKQPETWAVETPVGLANKSLDVSNIKSIGFGIYELAASPGDGFVIDNMYGISGAGTTTYELPKKEVNYGVRVDNNPANEILIENPQYLPLTDPNNIRQWKMSEMFSDEFDGTELDTTKWSGYHRFWTGRQPSIFDPKNVSVGDGLLVLTSTWEDEPTDLMIEANKKLKPGDAIYEDISASAVQSIEPTGYGYYELRAKTAPISIASAFWFRDPKVSKQEIDIFEQVGRPVNANRLNLNGSSYPMNTHWFKEGTDISNGRIYNTGVDLTADFHIYGFEWDTYYLRFYIDGVLVHEIDNSIDYKIDGSQYLLFDMETNIYGSKPPEKEAFEYKPGERNPADYEIDYIRVWRSDIPQASNPGVPASRDNLDLNTAKVKAGIE; this is encoded by the coding sequence ATGTCAAAAAAAATAGCAATGATATTGACCGTATTTGCGGCTTCATGCGGAGTTGTTTCTGCACAAGAGTTAGTTCCGACATCGGGGTTTACATTTGAAGAAGGAGATTTTATACCTGTTTCTTCTAATGAAGAGATCACTACCGTAAAAACCGTAACTGGGGCGGGAGTTACTAATGGAGATCAAGCAGTATTATTTACGATTGACAAAGGTTTGTTGCCTAAAGGAGAGTATAATAATGATACTAGCACTAAGCTAGTTTTTGAGGCACCAGCAGAGGGATGGCAGATTAAAGATGTTTTCTCAGTAGACTTATATAATCCTGGGTCTAAGCCAATTCAAATACGCGCATTTATCACAGATGCTGCGGGCACCACGGCTATGTACTACACGAGTGTTCCAGGAAAGGCAAGCCATACTCTTAAGCTAACTCAAGATTTGTTTGTTAAGCAACCAGAGACTTGGGCCGTGGAAACGCCAGTGGGGCTCGCTAATAAAAGTTTGGATGTTAGCAATATTAAGTCGATTGGATTTGGTATTTATGAGCTTGCTGCAAGCCCTGGAGATGGATTTGTGATAGATAATATGTATGGCATCTCAGGCGCCGGAACGACAACTTATGAATTGCCGAAAAAAGAAGTAAATTATGGAGTGAGAGTAGATAACAACCCTGCTAACGAAATATTAATAGAAAATCCCCAATATTTACCATTAACGGACCCTAATAACATTCGTCAGTGGAAAATGAGTGAAATGTTTTCTGATGAGTTTGATGGTACCGAGTTGGATACAACCAAATGGAGTGGCTATCATAGATTTTGGACAGGAAGGCAGCCGTCGATATTTGATCCGAAAAATGTTTCGGTAGGAGATGGGTTATTGGTGCTAACTTCCACTTGGGAAGATGAACCAACTGATCTGATGATAGAGGCAAATAAGAAGTTGAAACCCGGAGATGCTATTTATGAGGATATCTCGGCATCGGCGGTGCAATCTATAGAGCCGACAGGATATGGATATTATGAGCTACGCGCTAAGACCGCACCGATATCGATTGCTTCTGCGTTTTGGTTTAGAGATCCGAAAGTGTCTAAGCAAGAGATTGACATTTTTGAGCAGGTAGGCCGACCGGTAAATGCAAATCGCTTAAATTTGAATGGCAGCTCATATCCTATGAATACGCATTGGTTTAAGGAAGGTACAGATATTTCAAATGGTAGAATTTATAACACTGGCGTAGATTTAACTGCAGATTTTCATATATACGGATTTGAGTGGGATACGTATTACTTGAGATTTTACATTGATGGGGTGTTAGTTCATGAGATCGATAATAGCATAGACTATAAAATTGACGGCTCGCAATATTTGCTATTTGATATGGAAACCAATATTTATGGTAGCAAGCCTCCAGAAAAAGAAGCGTTTGAGTATAAACCAGGTGAGAGAAATCCAGCAGACTATGAAATTGATTATATTAGAGTGTGGCGATCCGATATTCCGCAAGCATCAAATCCAGGAGTGCCCGCGTCGAGAGATAATTTGGATTTAAACACTGCTAAAGTAAAAGCAGGCATCGAGTAA
- a CDS encoding family 16 glycosylhydrolase, whose protein sequence is MRIDNNPINEVLIENPQYLPLTDPTNIRQWKMSAMFSDEFDGTEIDSNRWSNYHRFWAGRQPSVFDPKNVSVRDGSLLLTCTWEDEPTNLMIEANKTVQEGERIYENISACAVQSIERTGYGYYELRARTAPISIASAFWFRDPIESKQEIDIFEQVGRPVNANRLNLNGSSYPMNTHWFKEGKGLNRSQCYKLYNLNNLSLP, encoded by the coding sequence ATGAGAATAGATAATAATCCGATTAACGAAGTATTAATAGAAAATCCCCAATATTTACCATTAACAGACCCGACTAATATTCGTCAGTGGAAAATGAGTGCAATGTTTTCTGATGAGTTTGATGGCACCGAAATAGATTCTAATAGATGGAGTAATTATCATAGATTTTGGGCAGGAAGGCAACCGTCGGTATTTGATCCCAAGAATGTTTCGGTAAGAGATGGGTCATTGCTGTTAACTTGCACCTGGGAAGATGAACCAACTAATTTGATGATAGAAGCAAATAAGACGGTGCAAGAGGGAGAGAGAATCTATGAGAATATTTCTGCTTGTGCAGTTCAGTCGATAGAGCGTACAGGATATGGATACTATGAATTGCGAGCAAGGACCGCGCCGATATCGATTGCTTCTGCGTTTTGGTTTAGAGATCCGATCGAGTCGAAGCAAGAGATTGATATTTTTGAGCAGGTAGGTCGACCTGTAAATGCAAATCGCTTAAATTTGAATGGTAGTTCGTACCCTATGAATACGCATTGGTTTAAGGAAGGGAAAGGCTTAAATCGATCCCAGTGTTATAAACTTTACAATTTGAATAATCTTTCCCTTCCTTAA